One genomic region from Sphingomonas paeninsulae encodes:
- a CDS encoding anthranilate synthase component II, whose product MILVIDNYDSFTWNLVHYLMELGAEVEVVRNDAISVGQAMSSGAEAFLISPGPCTPKEAGISLDLVAAVAEAGRPLLGVCLGHQAIGHHFGGKVVRGGLMHGKTSDIGHDGTGVFAGLPSPFIATRYHSLVVEDVPACLIANATAPDGCVMGLRHTTLPIHGVQFHPESIATEHGHRLLANFMTIAGMTVKPGARLKALA is encoded by the coding sequence ATGATCCTCGTCATCGACAATTACGACAGCTTCACCTGGAACCTCGTCCACTATCTGATGGAACTGGGTGCCGAAGTCGAAGTCGTGCGCAACGACGCGATCTCGGTGGGGCAAGCGATGTCCAGCGGTGCCGAAGCCTTCCTCATTTCCCCCGGTCCCTGCACTCCAAAGGAAGCCGGAATATCCCTCGATCTGGTTGCCGCCGTTGCCGAAGCGGGTCGCCCCCTTCTGGGCGTCTGCCTCGGTCATCAGGCAATCGGCCATCATTTCGGTGGCAAAGTCGTGCGCGGCGGCCTGATGCACGGTAAAACGTCCGACATCGGCCACGACGGCACCGGCGTATTCGCTGGCTTGCCCAGTCCCTTCATCGCCACTCGCTATCATTCGCTCGTGGTCGAGGACGTGCCTGCTTGCCTCATCGCCAACGCGACCGCCCCCGACGGCTGCGTCATGGGTCTGCGTCACACAACGCTCCCCATCCACGGCGTCCAGTTCCATCCAGAGAGCATCGCCACCGAACACGGCCACCGCCTTCTCGCCAATTTCATGACAATCGCCGGAATGACCGTAAAACCCGGAGCCAGATTGAAAGCATTAGCGTGA